The Amphiura filiformis chromosome 12, Afil_fr2py, whole genome shotgun sequence genome includes a region encoding these proteins:
- the LOC140166329 gene encoding cholesterol 24-hydroxylase-like has product MAFLYIFFGVIAIAASVIVSALLGLTVFTYYRRYPLRHIPSPPISNYILGHITDLAEYSRNGKIMGDFALDCAKEYGHIFVLHFLWISNVICLTPSAVKEILVTANFPKYSWTYSHLHTVLGSRFMGNGLVTEMRTERWARNRALFNPAFHRSYLKTCLNQFNMSSDLLIKELVGRSDGETEVVMLEEFNKVGLDIIGKVAFGTDLGIYSGGSKPFIDAVTCSLRALSDAFRRPWLAYNPLPSAREYRKEVANSCRFIRETGRQCIQSQIDMLQKGQPLSNNIIAYIIQTSSESGEGLPEMEEMLDEFVTFFIAGQETTANVLAWTLMELTQHPDIVYRLKTEIDAVIGDKDNVAFEDLSKLEYMMAVLKETLRLHPPASGSVRVAPHNCTFDGMKIPAGTPVVVFSYTMAKMEEYFQNAETYDPDRFLHDDDKRASMYAYFPFSLGPRVCIGQQFALIEARVILSKLLRKFEFKWVPGQSMGLVEETTVKPKDGCKCYLSAVL; this is encoded by the exons ATGGCATTTTTGTACATATTCTTCGGGGTCATCGCCATAGCTGCGTCTGTAATAGTGTCTGCGCTGCTGGGTCTTACAGTCTTTACTTACTACAGACGTTACCCATTGCGACATATTCCCTCTCCGCCGATTTCCAA TTACATTCTCGGACATATAACCGATCTTGCGGAATACAGCCGGAACGGGAAAATCATGGGAGATTTTGCGTTAGACTG TGCAAAAGAATATGGACACATTTTTGTTTTACATTTCTTGTGGATTAGCAATGTTATTTGTCTCACGCCCAGTGCAGTCAAA GAAATTTTAGTGACAGCGAATTTTCCGAAATATTCCTGGACTTATTCTCATCTACATACCGTATTAGGATCACgatttatgggcaatggattggTTACAGAGATGCGGACTGAACGATGGGCGCGAAACCGGGCGCTGTTTAACCCAGCCTTTCATAGAAG TTACCTAAAAACGTGCCTGAACCAGTTCAATATGAGTTCTGATCTGCTGATTAAAGAACTTGTGGGTAGAAGTGACGGCGAAACTGAGGTTGTGATGCTGGAAGAATTCAACAAAGTTGGATTGGATATCATTGGAAAG gtCGCTTTTGGAACTGACCTCGGTATTTACAGTGGTGGTTCGAAACCTTTCATTGATGCTGTAACATGCTCCTTGAGAGCTCTCTCTGATGCTTTCCGTCGGCCTTGGTTAGCG TACAACCCATTGCCATCAGCCAGAGAGTATCGCAAAGAAGTTGCCAACTCGTGCCGATTCATCCGAGAAACTGGCCGACAATGTATCCAAAGCCAAATTGATATGCTCCAGAAGGGGCAGCCACTATCCAACAATATAATCGCCTACATCATACAGACTTCTAGCGAGTCAGGAGAAGGCCTTCCAGAAATGGAGGAGATGTTGGACGAATTTGTTACGTTTTTCATCGCAG GTCAAGAGACAACTGCCAACGTACTTGCTTGGACTCTTATGGAACTCACTCAACACCCAGACATTGTCTACAG GTTAAAAACTGAAATAGACGCAGTTATTGGAGACAAGGATAATGTAGCATTTGAAGACCTATCTAAATTAGAATATATGATGGCG GTGCTCAAGGAGACTCTACGATTGCATCCACCTGCATCTGGTTCTGTACGTGTAGCCCCACATAACTGTACTTTTGATGGGATGAAGATACCTGCTGGAACACCAGTTGTG GTATTTTCTTACACAATGGCCAAGATGGAGGAGTACTTTCAAAACGCGGAGACCTATGACCCAGATAGATTTTTGCACGATGATGACAA GAGGGCGAGCATGTATGCCTATTTTCCCTTCTCTTTGGGTCCACGTGTGTGTATAGGACAACAATTCGCACTG ATCGAAGCACGTGTGATATTGTCAAAATTGCTGCGGAAGTTTGAGTTTAAATGGGTACCAGGCCAGTCAATGGGTCTTGTGGAAGAAACTACCGTCAAACCTAAGGATGGATGTAAATGTTATCTTTCTGCTGTTTTATAA